The following proteins are encoded in a genomic region of Papaver somniferum cultivar HN1 unplaced genomic scaffold, ASM357369v1 unplaced-scaffold_10, whole genome shotgun sequence:
- the LOC113326693 gene encoding polyphenol oxidase, chloroplastic-like has translation MSLSHLATTTISNPTISGSPLRKSTRNTCGSVRLSNRTPYTSCELNKQNQEPTTHNGGIDRRNVLLGLGGVYGATATIANNAIGAPMVPPNLATCHPATDDETKLPVACCPPYSSANIVDFKPPSSSEPLRVRKAAHKYNSDDIAKFEAAIAAMKALPKDDPWSFGQQATIHCTFCNGAFDQVNSKNLLQIHGSWFFLPWHRYYLYFWEKILGKLIGDDTFAIPFWNWDSPKGMYLPKMYQPSSSPLSDDTRNKDHYSSVIDYKYSMNDPNPSTPAQIDEVVTRNLAELDSIFKETLQLPALFMGKAQRGGEAAANAQGRNEGLHNVFHQWVGPLEKPYHNMGNFATAGKDPVFYGHHGNVDRMWDIYSKLRGQKVEFRDPDWLESSFIFYDENRQVVNVKVKDCLTPESLRYSYAPEPLAWTTIRRKYKKLQNAAQTRSAGDSLKLKPVSEFGSAPRNLTEPIQVLVQRPKTSRTKDEKADSVEVLFIDGIQVTHGSTARFDVYVSQPIAGLAGPHNGELAGSFVKVPHAHGGSGAHKNVSSLELGISTLLEEIDAESSQKLVVTLLPRNGDVVVGGVQIRLVDVDDDDL, from the exons ATGTCTCTCTCCCACTTAGCCACCACCACAATTTCCAATCCCACCATCTCTGGGAGCCCTCTAAGAAAGTCGACAAGAAACACTTGTGGATCTGTTCGTCTTTCAAACCGCACACCATACACCTCTTgtgaacttaacaaacaaaatcaAGAGCCTACTACTCATAATGGTGGCATTGATAGGAGAAATGTGCTCTTAGGGTTGGGAGGTGTATATGGAGCTACTGCTACTATTGCTAACAATGCAATTGGAGCTCCGATGGTACCTCCTAACTTGGCAACTTGTCATCCCGCAACCGATGATGAAACCAAGCTACCAGTTGCCTGTTGTCCACCTTATTCCTCAGCCAACATCGTTGACTTCAAACCACCATCATCTTCAGAACCGTTACGAGTCCGCAAAGCTGCTCACAAGTATAACTCTGATGACATCGCCAAATTTGAAGCAGCCATTGCTGCGATGAAAGCATTACCAAAAGATGATCCATGGAGTTTCGGTCAGCAAGCGACCATTCACTGCACTTTCTGTAATGGAGCCTTTGATCAGGTGAATTCAAAAAATCTACTTCAAATTCATGGAAGTTGGTTTTTCCTTCCATGGCATCGTTACTACCTCTACTTCTGGGAGAAAATTCTTGGAAAACTCATTGGTGACGATACTTTTGCTATCCCTTTCTGGAACTGGGATAGTCCTAAAGGGATGTACTTGCCGAAGATGTACCAGCCCAGTAGCTCACCTCTTTCTGATGATACTCGGAACAAAGATCATTATTCGTCGGTGATCGATTACAAGTATAGTATGAATGATCCTAATCCATCAACTCCTGCACAGATTGATGAAGTTGTTACTCGAAATCTTGCTGAGCTTGATAGTATATTCAAAGAAACTTTGCAACTACCAGCACTTTTCATGGGGAAAGCACAAAGGGGTGGAGAGGCTGCTGCTAATGCACAAGGGAGGAATGAGGGCTTGCACAACGTTTTTCATCAATGGGTTggacctcttgaaaaaccttacCATAATATGGGAAATTTTGCCACTGCCGGTAAGGATCCTGTGTTCTACGGTCACCATGGAAATGTGGATCGGATGTGGGATATCTATAGCAAACTCCGTGGACAGAAAGTTGAATTTAGAGATCCTGATTGGCTCGAatcatctttcatcttctatgaTGAGAATCGCCAAGTTGTCAATGTTAAG GTGAAGGATTGTCTAACCCCAGAGAGCCTGCGATATAGCTACGCTCCAGAACCCCTTGCATGGACAACAATTCGTCGAAAATACAAGAAACTCCAGAATGCAGCACAGACAAGGAGCGCAGGTGACTCACTGAAACTAAAACCAGTTTCCGAGTTTGGATCCGCACCAAGAAACTTAACAGAGCCAATCCAAGTACTAGTGCAAAGGCCAAAGACATCAAGGACCAAAGATGAGAAAGCAGATTCAGTTGAAGTTTTATTCATTGATGGGATACAAGTTACACATGGATCAACAGCAAGGTTTGATGTTTACGTGTCGCAACCAATTGCGGGACTGGCTGGTCCTCATAACGGAGAATTAGCCGGTAGTTTTGTGAAAGTTCCTCATGCTCATGGAGGATCAGGTGCCCATAAAAATGTTTCGAGTTTGGAATTGGGTATTAGTACTTTACTTGAAGAAATTGATGCTGAAAGTTCACAGAAACTGGTTGTGACTTTGCTTCCTCGtaatggtgatgttgttgttggtggagTTCAGATCCGTTTAGTCGATGTTGACGATGACGATCTTTAG